A genomic region of Trifolium pratense cultivar HEN17-A07 linkage group LG3, ARS_RC_1.1, whole genome shotgun sequence contains the following coding sequences:
- the LOC123918228 gene encoding ribulose bisphosphate carboxylase/oxygenase activase 2, chloroplastic-like, with protein sequence MAASVSTVGAVKTPMSLNGSVVSGPSVSNSAFFGTSLKKITSRIPNSKVSSGSFKVYAAKEIDESKQTDGDRWRGLAYDTSDDQQDITRGKGMVDSVFQAPADAGTHYAVMSSYEYLSTGLKTYDFDNTMDGFYIAPAFMDKLVVHITKNFLKLPNIKVPLILGVWGGKGQGKSFQAELVFAKMGINPIMMSAGELESGNAGEPAKLIRQRYREASDIIRKGKMCCLFINDLDAGAGRMGGTTQYTVNNQMVNATLMNIADAPTNVQLPGMYNKEENARVPIIVTGNDFSTLYAPLIRDGRMEKFYWAPTREDRIGVCTGIFRHDKIEKDDIVKLVDTFPGQSIDFFGALRARVYDDEVRKWISGVGVETIGKKLVNSKEGPPTFDQPAMTLEKLLEYGNLLVQEQDNVKRVQLADKYMSEAALGDANQDAIKRGVF encoded by the exons ATGGCTGCCTCAGTTTCTACTGTAGGAGCTGTCAAAACTCCT ATGAGCTTGAATGGCTCAGTAGTATCAGGACCATCAGTTTCCAATTCAGCTTTCTTCGGCACAAGCTTGAAGAAGATTACCTCAAGAATTCCAAACTCCAAGGTTTCTTCTGGAAGCTTCAAAGTTTATGCTGCTAAAGAGATTGATGAGTCGAAACAGACAGATGGAGACAGATGGAGAGGTTTGGCCTATGATACTTCAGATGATCAACAAGATATCACAAGAGGAAAGGGTATGGTTGATTCAGTTTTCCAAGCACCAGCAGATGCTGGAACTCATTATGCAGTCATGAGTTCTTATGAGTACCTTAGTACTGGACTTAAAAC GTACGACTTTGACAACACTATGGATGGTTTTTACATTGCTCCTGCTTTTATGGACAAGCTTGTTGTTCACATCACCAAGAATTTCTTGAAGTTGCCTAACATCAAG GTTCCTCTCATTCTTGGTGTCTGGGGAGGAAAAGGACAGGGAAAATCTTTCCAAGCTGAACTTGTCTTTGCCAAGATGGGAATCAA CCCCATCATGATGAGTGCTGGAGAGCTTGAAAGTGGAAATGCAGGAGAGCCAGCAAAATTGATCAGACAGAGATACCGTGAAGCTTCTGACATAATCAGGAAGGGAAAGATGTGTTGTCTGTTCATCAACGATCTTGATGCAGGAGCAGGTCGTATGGGTGGAACCACTCAATACACTGTCAACAACCAGATGGTTAATGCAACACTCATGAACATTGCTGATGCCCCCACAAATGTCCAACTCCCCGGTATGTACAACAAGGAAGAGAACGCTCGTGTTCCCATCATTGTCACTGGTAACGATTTCTCAACACTTTATGCTCCTCTCATTCGTGACGGACGTATGGAGAAGTTCTACTGGGCTCCTACTAGGGAAGACCGTATTGGTGTCTGCACCGGAATTTTCCGTCATGACAAAATCGAAAAAGACGACATTGTCAAGCTTGTTGACACCTTCCCTGGCCAATCCATCG ATTTCTTCGGTGCATTGAGGGCTAGAGTGTACGATGACGAAGTGAGGAAGTGGATTTCTGGTGttggtgttgaaaccattggaAAGAAGCTTGTGAACTCAAAGGAAGGACCACCAACATTTGATCAACCAGCAATGACACTAGAAAAGCTGTTGGAGTATGGTAACTTGCTTGTCCAAGAACAAGATAATGTGAAGAGAGTCCAATTGGCTGACAAGTATATGAGTGAGGCTGCTCTTGGTGATGCTAATCAAGATGCCATTAAAAGGGGTGTTTTCTAA
- the LOC123918229 gene encoding L-type lectin-domain containing receptor kinase S.4-like, protein MAKTPLHLLCILILLASNSIQSHSLQDEFFFSGFNEAATNITLNGGAVIEHKGTIRLTNDTERVLGHAFYSNPIQFKNKNNTKVFSFSTSFAFAIIPQYPKLGGHGFAFTISPSNKLSNGYPSQYLGLLNPHDLGNFSNHLFAVEFDTVQDFEFNDINDNHVGINLNNMVSNKSVKACFFTDGSVQDLNLKSGSVIQAWIDYNSSTNHLEVRLSPTSSKPSSPILSYKLDLTPILQETMYIGFSSSTGLLSSSHYILGWSFKINGESKTLSLKHLPSLSSHTNHSKKSLILGLSVSFLILLVLAVSLAFYIKMKNCDVIEAWELEVGPHRFSYKELKQATKGFKEKNLLGFGGFGKVYKGVLVSPNSKTEIAVKQISHESKQGVQEFISEIETIGKLRHRNLVQLLGWCRKKNDLILVYDYMENGSLDKYIFEKPRRILKWEERFRIIKGVACGLVYLHEEWEQTVIHRDVKAGNVLLDSDMNAKLGDFGLAKLYDHGENPSTTRVVGTMGYLAPELTRTGKPTTSSDVFAFGALLLEVVCGRRPIEGKALPEELVLVDWVWDKWRVGEVMEVVDKKLGGVYDEVEVLLVVKVGLLCSDELPQRRPTMRQVVRYLEGEVKLPEIDGFAGKKEGYSYRREFFERDNTWSSAGDDVESAFASSLQLSGGR, encoded by the coding sequence ATGGCAAAAACACCCTTGCATCTTCTCTGCATATTGATCCTTCTAGCCTCAAACTCAATACAATCTCATTCTCTACAAGATGAGTTTTTCTTTTCTGGATTCAATGAAGCTGCTACCAACATAACCTTAAACGGAGGTGCAGTAATTGAACACAAAGGAACAATTCGTTTAACAAACGACACTGAAAGAGTACTTGGTCATGCTTTTTACTCAAACCCAATccaattcaaaaacaaaaacaataccAAAGTTTTCTCTTTTTCAACTTCTTTTGCTTTTGCAATTATCCCTCAATATCCAAAACTAGGAGGCCATGGATTTGCCTTCACAATTTCTCCTTCCAACAAACTCTCAAATGGTTATCCAAGTCAATACCTAGGCCTTCTCAATCCACATGATTTAGGCAACTTTTCAAATCACCTATTCGCAGTCGAATTCGACACAGTTCAAGACTTTGAATTCAATGACATCAATGACAATCATGTTGGTATCAACCTTAACAACATGGTATCAAACAAATCAGTAAAAGCATGTTTTTTTACTGATGGGTCAGTTCAAGACCTCAATTTGAAGAGTGGTAGTGTGATTCAAGCATGGATCGATTACAATTCTTCGACGAATCATCTTGAAGTTAGACTTTCACCAACTTCATCAAAACCAAGTTCACCAATCTTATCATACAAATTAGATCTAACACCAATTCTTCAAGAAACTATGTATATTGGGTTTTCTTCTTCAACAGGGTTACTCTCTAGCTCACACTATATACTTGGTTGGAGCTTCAAAATCAATGGAGAATCAAAAACACTGTCTTTGAAACATCTTCCTTCACTCTCTTCACATACCAATCACAGTAAAAAGTCCTTAATCTTAGGTCTATCTGTTTCATTTCTGATTCTATTAGTTTTAGCAGTAAGTTTAGCTTTTTACATTAAGATGAAAAACTGCGATGTTATAGAAGCTTGGGAACTCGAAGTAGGTCCACATAGATTCTCttacaaagaactgaagcaagcAACAAAAGGGTTCAAGGAAAAAAACCTTCTTGGATTTGGAGGTTTTGGTAAAGTTTACAAAGGAGTGTTAGTGTCACCAAATTCGAAAACCGAAATCGCTGTCAAACAAATCTCTCATGAATCAAAACAAGGGGTGCAAGAGTTCATATCAGAAATAGAAACAATAGGAAAACTTCGTCATAGGAACTTAGTACAGTTACTAGGTTGGTGTCGGAAGAAAAACGATCTTATATTAGTGTATGATTATATGGAAAATGGAAGTTTAGATAAATACATATTTGAAAAACCAAGAAGAATATTGAAATGGGAAGAAAGGTTTAGGATCATAAAAGGTGTAGCTTGTGGGTTAGTTTATCTTCATGAAGAATGGGAACAAACGGTTATACATAGAGATGTTAAAGCTGGGAATGTTCTTTTGGATTCTGATATGAATGCAAAGTTaggtgattttggtttggcTAAGCTTTATGATCATGGTGAGAATCCAAGTACAACAAGGGTGGTTGGAACTATGGGATATTTAGCACCAGAGTTAACAAGAACAGGTAAACCAACGACGAGTTCTGATGTTTTTGCGTTTGGGGCGTTGTTGTTGGAGGTTGTTTGTGGAAGGAGGCCTATTGAGGGGAAAGCGTTGCCGGAGGAGCTTGTTTTGGTGGATTGGGTTTGGGATAAGTGGAGAGTAGGGGAAGTTATGGAGGTTGTGGATAAAAAGTTAGGTGGTGTTTATGATGAGGTGGAGGTTTTGTTGGTGGTTAAGGTAGGTTTGTTGTGTTCTGATGAGTTGCCACAGAGGAGGCCGACGATGAGGCAGGTGGTTAGGTATTTGGAAGGGGAGGTGAAGTTGCCAGAGATTGATGGGTTTGCGGGGAAAAAGGAGGGGTATTCGTATCGGAGGGAGTTTTTTGAAAGGGATAATACTTGGTCGTCGGCCGGTGATGACGTGGAGAGTGCGTTTGCATCATCTCTTCAACTTTCCGGTGGCCGGTAG